The Chryseobacterium indicum genome includes a window with the following:
- a CDS encoding SymE family type I addiction module toxin — MNSRKLKIHSRFQKSSNQLIIVPEIRLRGKWLDEVGFGKGKTIHIQQKKKKLTITVAN, encoded by the coding sequence ATGAATTCAAGAAAACTTAAAATCCATTCAAGATTTCAGAAAAGCAGCAACCAACTCATCATCGTTCCGGAAATCCGCCTCAGAGGAAAATGGCTTGATGAAGTGGGTTTCGGAAAAGGAAAAACTATACACATCCAGCAAAAGAAAAAGAAGCTTACCATTACTGTTGCGAACTAG
- a CDS encoding helix-turn-helix domain-containing protein, whose product MDRIEFRIAFGKRIEKFRKQLGLSYRELAQKCDVDHSNISKIEKGEVDVRISTIQELAKGLEVHPKELFDFEVG is encoded by the coding sequence ATGGATAGAATTGAATTTCGGATAGCTTTTGGGAAAAGAATTGAAAAATTTAGAAAACAATTAGGATTAAGCTATCGGGAATTAGCTCAAAAATGTGATGTCGACCATAGTAATATTAGCAAAATTGAAAAAGGAGAAGTTGATGTAAGAATTTCTACCATACAGGAATTAGCGAAAGGTTTAGAAGTACATCCGAAAGAATTGTTTGATTTTGAAGTAGGGTAG